CACACGTTGATACATAAACTTCACAAAATACGCAATGAGGGACAAGGGAAACatagggactataaatacacggaactaatccagacacaggtgaagacaatgacgacatgggcgtggcagacgaggggaaaccatggagacagacacgcagggaacgaCACAGACACGAGCAGGAACCCAAAGTgtcagctagagaggggggcgtagccctacgtgacagcgtGGCACTTTGGAGAGGCCTTAgaaccagtgttaattttgacagcaattttttatttagttttagtcttagtcttttgactaaaatgtcatttagttttagtcataatttagtcattggatttgtttttagtcttagtctagttttagtcaactaattatcattagaatttagtcgactaattatcaaaagaatttagttgactaaaatattaatggtgtaatagtcattatttacacttgcacaaaatgaaacatttattaaccaattacagaatattattgtttgtatgtgcaatatatacaaaaacaaatttccaaacaactttattgacctgaacttatagttattgacaataacaataacaaaacattgatgaccagtagacccgctctacctgaaaacatatggagtttgttatgaacaatgcatattacattctatataaaactgggtgccggaaaaacaatgccatagcccgcagatgtcatttcatttgttgtatttttcccgacatcatcgCTCCACATGTTTTACACACCgtcttctttttctcaaagtcaaaggagaaatgtgtccatatatcgcctcttatctttctccctgctgacattgtcgagttaacttcgagttgaatttcatgagtgaccacagttcacaggctggtctTCCAaggttctgtgcgatgtgaagacgttagtaccgattggacggttacccggtttgtcccgcctctcagtgtacgctaaagtagatCTCTTAtaaacttatccctacctttctcaAAAGCTAAATCAGATctgtaggggtgacctgcaatagtcgctgattcgattatagtcgactataccccctaatatattttattattttttaagttATTACATAATGTGTTCACACCTCATATTTTTGCAATTTATGCAAAACTGCACCACTTCTCTCCTGAGTCAGCTTGAGTGATTTTGGCTGAAATTTTGTGGCTCCCACTGAGTGTGCTAATGTGTTGCAGCCCCCACAATGtaataaagacaaacacacacacatatggtcaTCTAAATAACACAAAACCCTAACAGCTGATGAATATTTAATTAGGAGATTATCAGTGAGCTGTAATTAACAGCAAtagttaaatctctctctctcttttacacacacacacgctcttctctctttctctcaggaCTACATGAACATGGTGTGGGACCTGGAGCAGGACCGGGCACCAAGTGACATCACGCTGACCAAgctgagagagaggctgagggagaaggagaaggctCTGGAGGTGCAGTACCTCCTGCCACTCCATCAGTCACCGCTGCCATCCTGTTGAAGCAGCCTCACTAAcctcagtgtgtctgtgtgtgtctgggtgtgggtgtgtctgggtgtgtgtgtgtgtctatgtgcctgtgtgtgtacctgtgtgtgtgtgtgtatttacgtgtgtgtacgtgtgtgtacgtgtgtgtgtgtgtgtgtgtgtgtgtgtgtgtgtgtacgtgtgtgtacgtgtgtgtacgtgtgtgtgtgtgtgtgggtgtgtgtgtgggtgtgtgtgtgtgtgtgtgtgtgtgtgtgtgcgtgtgtgtgtgtacgtgtgtgggtgtgtgtgtgtgtgtgtgtgtgtgtgtgtgtccagaactttgacacgctgttgaaggagaaggacgtggagctgcagcagctggtgaacacagtgaagactgtgcagcgctccagtcaggagagcgaggccagcctgcagggggcgctgaacgagaaagactccatcatccagcagctacagcactctctacagctcaaaaccacggacatggaggttatacacacacactcacacacacacacacacacacacacacacacacacacacacacacacacacacacacacacacacacacacacacacacactcacacacacacggaccagctagtgaaggtgatacacacatacacacacacacacatacacacacacacacacacactcactcacacacatacacacacacacacacacatggaccagctactgacagtgagacacacacacacacacacacacacacacacacacaatcacacatggaccagctactgacggttactgcaggtgatacacacacacacgcacacacacacggaccagctagtgaaggtgttacacacacacccatacacacacacacacacaacacacacacatacacactcacacacacacacacacaaggaccagctactgacagtgatacacacacacacacacacacatacacacacacacacacacacacacacacacacaatcacacatggaccagctactgacggttactgcaggtgatacacacacacacgcacacacacacggaccagctagtgaaggtgttacacacacacccatacacacacacacacaacacacacacatacacactcacactcacacacacacacacacacacggaccagctactgacagtgatacacacacacacacacacacacacacacacacacaatcacacatggaccagctactgacggtgatatacacatgcacacacacacacacacacacccttttgctTGCGTTTCAAGATGGTGACACAGCTACAGAtcttaatgtctgtgtgtgtgtgtgtgtgtgtgtgtgtgtgtgtgtgtgtgtgtgtgtgtgtgcccagagctttgacacgctgttgaaggagaaggacgtggagctgcagcagctggtgaacacagtgaagactgtgcagcgctccagtcaggagagcgaggccagcctgcagggggcgctgaacgagaaagactccatcatccagcagctacagcactctctacagctcaaaaccacggacatggaggttatacacacacacacacacacacacacacacacacacacacacacacacacacacggaccagctactgatggtgatacacacatgcacacacacacacacacccttttgctTGCGTTTCAGGATGGTGACACAGCTACAGAtcttaatgtctgtgtgtgtgtgtgtgtgtgtgtgtgtgtgtgtgtgtacagaagcTGTTGGCACAGGTCCAGGAGAGAGGCGGGCCAGTGGCTCAGTTAAAGGTGTCAGAGGCTCTGCCCACTCAGGTGCTGGAGCTCAGACAGACCATAGAGGTGCTGCAGGAGAAACTGAAGAAAAGagaaggtaggtgtgtgtgtgtgtgtgtgtgtgtgtgtgtgtgtttgtgtgtgtgtgtgtgtgtgtgagtgtgggtgtgtgtgtgtgtgtgtgtgtgtgtgggtgtatttgtgtgggggtgtgtgggtgtgtgtgtgtgtgtgtgtgtgggtgtatttgtgtgggtgtgtgtgggtgtgtgtgtgtgtgtgtgtgtgtgtgtgtgtgtgtgtgtgtgtgtgtgtgggtgtatttgtgtgggtgtgtgtgggtgtgtgggtgtgtgtctgtgtgtgggtgtgtttgtgtgggtgtgtgtgggtgtgtttgtgggtgtgtgtgtgtgggtgtgtttgtgtgtgtgtgtgtctgtgggtgtggatggggtgtgtgtgtgaaagagttcagatatttttttttgtttgttttcctggtttaaaaaatctgtagcatgtaataatgtaatagttagcataatgtgtgtgtgtgtgtgtgtgtgtgtgtgtatatatatatatatatctagctCAAATATCACGGCGGAACAGTGAGGTGAATTCTCCCCCAGTCAGTATTAAGGCCACAGTACTACTGAAGAAGGAGCTAGCTCAGAAAACACAGGCTCTTAACAGTGCACTGAGGAGGGAGAACcagctgaaggtgtgtgtgtgtgtgtgtgtgtgtgtgtgtgcgcgcgtgcgtgtatgcatgctgtgtacatacatttgtgaatgttttttatacatgtgcatatctccagcaaaaaataaatacactgaGAATATGGAGTATTTTTACctttttaactgtgtgtgtgtgtgtgtgtgtgtatgtgtatgtgtgtgtgtatgtgtgttattttGTGGAGTGTCAGGCTGCATCAGGCACTATGCTTTTGGTTCTGGAGGAGGCGGAGAGACTCCTGGAGCTGTTCTGGAGAGTAACTCTGCCGTCaggagacctcacacacacactgcaggtaacacacacaccatggacaACACAAAGTTCTGCAGAATTAGGTAGCTTCTGTTTATATAAGACTAATTGCCCCCCATGTGCCCCTGGTacaggaggaggtgttgagGAGTGAGGTGTCTCGATTACAGAGCTGGCTGTCTCAGCAGGAGCGGATGCTCACAGGAGCAGTCAAACGACTGCGATCCAACAACCAGCTTCGAGAAGGCATGGAACACATCATCATCGACCAATGtacggaacacacacacacacacacacacacacacacacacctaaaatcGCCTAGAGAGGCCATGAAGGTCCTCATTGACCTGCAGacagcacccacccacactgAAGGAGTTTAGTGTTTGCCTCCAGTCTGGTGTTGTGCACAGCCTTACtaacctctctctcctcttagtGTCCATGACTCACGGGGTGCTGAAGAAAGCCAGAGAAAACCTGGAGGTGAGTTTGTGCTCTGCCACTGTGACCCCTCACACCTACATGACCTTTCACCCCTACATGACCCCTCACCCCTACACGACCCCCATTTTACTGGCCGCGTTCCCAATGGTTCACTTCAGATATCTGAGGattagtatcggccgataccgatccgATActgatctgatagagtaaaacagtgctgaatcgacttaaaacatttttttttaaacacagacatactgaattacaagtttattgaaaactctgcaccagtatagcaaacttaaacacacatgtaaaaacaacacaacttgcacttgttcagtcagtgcgactatgaatataacattgaatgtaaaataaataataccaaagaacctgaaactgacaaaaaaataggttcacaactttggtcaaacatgtaaaaaataaactgcaagaaaccttttaaatggttcaagaattctaaatataatttaaaataaataaggagatttcataagagaaacagcaattcatatgcggctagtttgcaagcgcagacatcacgcagagcacaaagcatgtaacggccagaaatatgtgtactgtctctttaagggagcgagttgagcgcgcgtacggaatattgttgtttttttagctttctgccgtagaccgactcagaccactgctctttattttatctttatttcatttctgtaagtaacacattcaatgagctttgggcaactccccagttcatgtatgaacagtcaagtagtgctggagcccaggattattttggtcaaccagcaaataaacggactaagtggaatagcaccagcgcgagtacgagtcagtgattcacctctcctctgtgtgcttcgtgtttcactcgcctgttaactgtccaagttcacttctatctgGGTCAGAgcggatatttaaggttgaactaactccgaaaagcaagcaatacaagcatagaatttgactgaatagatctgtttttatggatcggtcacattgtcaccgatacccgatctagaattttttcagatattaatatcggaatcggtgcatccctaattgacacatgtgcacgttttacttccaagctccgcgccccccctgcaatagctccgcgccccacctagggggcgcgccccccactttgggaaccactgctctatAGTACGAAGTGTACAGTTATACAGCTGTATACAGCAACTCTAGTTGAGATGTAGTGGGTAGGGTATGTGTTAAATACATGTAGCATATATGGAACAGACGTGGAGTATGATGGCATTATTAGTGACATCTCGTGTGTAACTTTTCTGTTATAGTCTAAttatggcagcattttggggcTAGAAGGCctttgagtagtgtgtgtgtgtgtgtgtgtgtgtgtgcatgagggggtgtttttctttgtttttgcatgACATTCACAGCATGTGAATTCCTGagattcctcacacacacacacacacacacacacacacacacacacacacacacacacacacacacacacacaaccctggcTTCCGTACAGCTCACTTAGCAAAGAAACAGTGCCTGACCTTCTTCTTCACATCTTTGGTTCTAACTTCAGTGGATCGTGCATGTCCATATTAGTTTGGCTGCACTCCGAGAGCCGGACCATCACACCGCACAGCTGTTCACAGATATCATGCGTATAGCTGTTGGTATGGAGCCCTTTGGTTGTGCCCTGATTCCTTGGAAACTCATTCTTTCATTCCTCTACTAGGAAATCACCCTGGATGCCCAGTGAGTGGTCAGTcagcaggcccctcccccaggaTGGACTCCACTGAGGATCAGTCAGCACGCTGACTTAATATGTACATAAATGGCTTTCACAAATATTCTTGCATGTCTTCTTGCCTGTTAAAATGTACTCTGATGCAGTTCTACAGACACAAAATGAATTTGCACACTGATCATAAAATTTAGATTTTGCTCAAGGGATATAAAAGAACTTTTAAACTAGTAATTGCTGCGGTTAAAAAAAGGATTTTcttctgtaaatatttaatgtcgtttagttttgtatttaatgcctttttcttttaatggttttgactgagcctcCAAATGTGTAACTGGCTGTTAGACTTTCTGATTGGGAGACCACAGGCAGTACGGGtcggcagcaactcatccagtaCCATCGTGCTTAACACAGGGGTGCCTCAAGGATGCGTACTGAGCCCCCTTCTATTCACTCTGCTGACACACGACTGCACACCAACATACAGCTCCAACTTCTTCTTTAAGTTTGAGGATGATACAACTGTGGTGGGTCTCATCAACAACAACGACGACGAGACAAATTACAGAAGTGAGGTGAGCCGCCTGGCCGGGGGATGTGGTCACAACAACCTATCTCTGAATGTGGAAAAGACAAAGGAGATAGTTGTGGACTTCAGGAAATTGCCCTCCCAGCATGCTCCTCTGAACATCAATGGTACTGCTGTGGAGAAAGTGAGCAGCACCAAGTTCCTGGGTGTAGACATCTCAGAGGACCTGTCCTGGAGTAAGAACACCACATCTCTAGCCAAGAAAGTACCAGCGCCTGTACTTTCTCTGCAAGCTGAGAAGAGCCAGTGCTCCATCCTCCATCATGTGCACCTTCTATAGGGGAGCCATCGAGAGCGTCATGACCAGCTGCATCACAGTGTGGTACGGCACCTGCACAGCATCCTGTCGCAAGTCCCTCCAGCACATTGTGAGAGCAGCTGAGAGGATCGTGGGCACCACTCCCTTCTCTACAAGACCTTCACAACTCCCGCCTCACTCTAAAGGCCCTAAACATAGCGGGTGATCAGACACACCCCATGTACAGCTACTTCAACCTACTGCCATCAGGGAGGAGACTACGAAGTCTACAAGCCAGAACCAGTAAGCAGAGGGacagctttgttcaccaggcagtcaggagGATCAACTCACTCCCTGCTCTTCCACTCTTTTATCCTTAATAAACAAGACACATTTCAAAATCAACAACAACACTCAAGTTCAACAAAGAACTCTAAACTGAGATTAACTATTTCTACACCCATCACTGTAGTCTAACGCTCACTCAATTTGCACTcctgttacatttgcacattatatttataattcattgtATACATTCACTTTAATCCTAATTACACCAGATTCCTCATACATTCACtttgcacatacagtatgtttacCTACTGCTGCATACGCCACTTGGAATGTAAATGTCAGAGACcttctatttattttattatatatatatattaggggtgggacacgattaaaaaaattaatcgaattaatttgaagcgttgtaattaattaattgaaattaatcgcatttcagtatttaacatgagaaatattaatttaagtttgaatgatgaatgaatcaatgaacataagcataaacctcaacatcttgtttatttttccaccagtctactacatagaccaatagatgagtgcagaaaacagagcaaacagtattcagaacactgaaaattctgaccaaaaatatagtttaattttgggagttttgcttaGGATATAGTAAGAAtaagaagtaaatcagaagatgttttaaaTACCAtattagatttttttaatttcccaggcctctgccacagcgataaagtcctctacacaggcatctccatagtgcctagaagtgtcttctgcatgttcaaagcaaatgactggatcttccattcatcatctataatatgagctgtcacaccaagataattcttgttgctaacagaggtccagtgatccccagtcagagccacattacgctcttcacaataacctgttttacttccctttcctcatcatacagctgctgcattttcttcaacattgcgtcaactgatgcaagttacgaactgccatccagaaagacaatTTGCAGCACTCCTACATAAACCGTAGCGCTCGACaccgaacggcggaggcgtttaaactcgccacgtcttacttaagccttcgacaacagagagcggtctacagtccacaacaATCCATCTCgacagtgaattggtcaatttgtccgACATGGACTCTGACATTTTGTTTCCTAATTtgaaccagaggtgggaccaagtcagtgttttgcaagtctcaaataagtccaagtctttatcctcaagtcccgagtcaagtctcaagcaaagacagtcaactcaagtcaagtctcgagtcaagacaggcaaccatcaagtcaagtcccaagtctgaaacttggaatttcaagtcctttcgagtctttttttttacaggcatcaacgctttacgaatgctacgctgatgcgtttctttactcgttttgttggtgtccgccagccaaaagatgacagatcgtttacattttatcttctcctaattacataaatgtacttaaacaagaatgtttcgttacatcattttacacgaaaatagcaagcttcatcgtaagcaagatgctgtcattacgaatggttattctaaacatttggataaaatgtttaaatatagactaataaaaggttagggttattttttcattgttttctgttattgtgggctcacagtgtactattgttacctggagattcagtggggtcacatattctgatggctgccgtcagaattggtgaccccagttaaaaaggctcacctgtacatcccattcatgatttctttgttggctgcaatggtgaggggatggtaaatcttgtttacgtaattaagaga
The nucleotide sequence above comes from Brachyhypopomus gauderio isolate BG-103 unplaced genomic scaffold, BGAUD_0.2 sc43, whole genome shotgun sequence. Encoded proteins:
- the LOC143486011 gene encoding uncharacterized protein LOC143486011, with translation MEKLLAQVQERGGPVAQLKVSEALPTQVLELRQTIEVLQEKLKKREAQISRRNSEVNSPPVSIKATVLLKKELAQKTQALNSALRRENQLKCQAASGTMLLVLEEAERLLELFWRVTLPSGDLTHTLQEEVLRSEVSRLQSWLSQQERMLTGAVKRLRSNNQLREGMEHIIIDQLSMTHGVLKKARENLESATS